In the Endozoicomonas sp. SCSIO W0465 genome, ATCAGCAGGCGTTCGGCTTTATCGAACTTAACCATCATCTGCCAGAGACGTGCCAGCCCAAGATTCGTCTCATGGTGCTTGCAGGCCCTGCCTGCTTCCAGGTCACCTGCCTTCACCGATTCCTGCCTGAACGTAGCGAGCAGCAGGCGTTCGGCTTTATCGAACTTAACCATCATCTGCCAGAGACGTGCCAGCCCAAGATTCGTCTCATGGTGCTTGCAGGCCTTGCCTGCTTCCAGGTCACCTGCCTTCACCGATTCCTGCCTGAACGTGGCGATCAGCAGGCGTTCGGCGTTATTGTGCTTACCCGTCATCTGCCAGTGACGGGCCAGCGCGTGATTCGTTTCATGGTTCTTGCAGGCCCTGTCTGCTTCCAGGTCACCCGCCCTGGCTGATTCCTGCCTGAACATGGCAATCAGCAGGCGTTCCGCTATGTCGAGCTTTCCCATCATCTGCCAGTAGCGGGCCAGCCCAAGATTCGTCTCATGGTGCTTGCAGGCCTTGCCTGCTTCCAGGTCACCCGGCTGCACTGATTCCTGCCTGAAGGTGGCGATCAGCAAGCGTTCGGCCTTATCGAACTTACCCATCATCTGCCAAAGACGGGCCAGCCCCAGATTCGTATCATGGTTCTTGCAGGCTCTGCCTGCTTCCAGATCACCCGGCTGCAGCGATTCCTGCCTGAAGGTAGCGATCAGCAAGCGTTCGGCTTTATCAAACTTACCCATCATCTGCCAGTGGCGGGCCAGTGTGAGATTCGTATCATGGTTCTTGCAGGCCCCGCCTGCTTCCGGGTCGCCCGTCTTTGCCGATTCCTGCTTGAACGTGGCAATCAGCAAACGTTCGGCCTTATCGAGTTTACCCATCATCTGCCAGAGACGAGGCAGCGTGAGATTCACATCATGGTGCTTGCAGGCCCTGCCTGCTTCCAGGTCACCTGCCGTCGTCGATTCCTGCCGGAACATGATGATCAGCAGGCGTTCGGCTTGATCGAGCTTACCCAGCATTTCCCAGAGGCGCGCCAGCATGAGATTTGCCTCACGCCGCTGCTTGCAGGTCCTGCCTTTTTCCGGGTTACCCGCTTCCTTCTTAACAATCTGCTTCAACAGATCTTCTGCCTCTTGATAACGTTCCAGTGCTTGCAGAATCCTGCACTTTGTCATCAGGGTATCGGTCTGGACAGAAGCCGATAGTTGATTTAATACATCCAGTGCCTCACCGGCCTTTCCGGGCTGGTGGTAAAGTGCCCGGGCAAGACCATTGACTTTACGTTCATTCTGTTCTTGAGTCTCCGGTTTGATCGTCTTAAACACCTTAACCGCTGAGTCCCACTGCTTTTTTCCTGAGTAAGTCAAACCCCTGAGAAAGAAGCACCTCTGCATTTCCTGTCGTTGTTACCGCCCTTGTTGCGGCAGATTGATTAGAACTCCGGGCAGGATTTTGTCTTAACCCACGGGTACCCACAGAAGTCACCGGCCTCACTGTCGCTCCCGGAGAGCCTGACACAATCGCAGCCCAGCTAAGGCCTCCTCTTCCGCCAACGGGAGGTGAGCTGTAGACTGGCCCGGATGAGCCTTTACCAATGGTAGAGGAAGCAGTCGCGTTCATGTCTTGAATGACAACCCTTAGCGAGTTTGGTTCCATCATCAATCAGATAATGGAACTGCTGTCATACCGTGTTCATCGCGAACACACAATGGACTCAAAATGATGGCTTATTCTGTGTTGTCAATGCCGATCTGCGTTTGGGCACGTTCCATTGTTTGATTGATGATGGAACCAAACTCGCTAAGGGTTGTCATTCAAGACATGAACACCACTGCTAACTCTACCATCTGCAAAAACTCCGTCGGGCCAATCCATAGCTCACCTCCCGCTGGCAGAAGAGGAGGTGCTAGCTGGGCTGCAGTTGTGTCAGGGTCTCCGGGGGCGGCAGTCAGGCCGGTGACTTCTGCTGGCACCCGTGGGTTAAGACAAAATCCTGCCCGTGGTTCTCATCAATCTGCCGTAACAAGAGCGGTAAAAACGACAGAAAATACAGAGAAGCTTTTTTTTCAGGGGTTTGACTTACTCAGGAAAAGGCATTGGAACTCAGCGGTTAACGTGTTTCAGGCGATCAAACCAGAGACTCAAGAACAGAATGAACGTAAAGCCACTGGTCTTGCCCGGGCACTTTGTCCCCAGCCCGGAAAGGCTAAACAGGCACTGAATTTATTGAATCAACTACCGGCTTCTGTCCAGACCAGCACCCTGCTGACAAAGTCCAGGATTCTGGAAACACTGGAACGTTATCAAGAGGCAGAAAATCTGCTAAAGCAAATTGTTAAAAAGGAAGCGGGCGACCCTGAAAAAGGCAGGCCCTGCAAGCACCATAATACCAATATCACGCTGGCCCGTCTCTGGCAGAGGATGGGTAAGCTCGATAAAGCTGAACGTCTTTTAATCTCTACGTTCAGGCAGGAGTCGGCGAAGGTGTGCGATCCGGAAGCAGGCAGGGCCTGCAAGTACCATGATACAAATATCGCGCTGGCCCGTCTCTGGCAGATGATGGGTAAGCTCGATAAAGCTGAACGTCTTTTAATCGCTACGTTCAGGCAGGAATCGGCGAAGGTGTGCGATCCCGAAGCAGGCATGGCCTGCAAGTACAATGATACGAATCTCACGCTGGCCCGTCACTGGCAGATGATGGGTAAGCACGATAATGCCGAACGCCTGCTGATCGCCACGTTCAGGCAGGAATCGGCGAAGGCAGACGACCTGGAAGCAGGCGGGGCCTGTAAGAATCAAGATACAAATCTTACCCTGGCCCGTCACTGGCAGATGATGGGTAAGCTCGATCAAGCCGAACGCCTGCTGATCGCCACGTTCCGGCAGGAATCGGTGAATGCGGACGATCTGGAAAAAGGCAAGGCCTGCAAGCATCATAAGACGAATCTGGGATTGGCCCGTCTCTGGCAAATGATGGGTAAGCTCGATAAAGCCGAACGCCTGCTGATCGCCACGTTCCGGCAGGAATCGGCGAAGGTAGGTGACCTGGATGAAGGCAGGTCCTGTAAGCACCATGAGACCAATCTCGCACTGGCTCGTCAATGGCAGATAATGGGTAAGCACGATAAAACCGAAAGTCTGCTGATCGCCACCTTCCGGCAGGAATCGGTTAAGGTGGTTGATCTGGAGGCAGGCAGGGCCTGCAAATACCATGATACGAATCTCACGCTGGCCCGTCACTGGCAGATGATGGGTAAGCACGATAACGCAGAACGCCTCCTGATCGCCACGTTCCGGCAGGAATCGGCGCAGCTGGGTGATCTGGATGAAGGCAGGTCCTGCAAGCACCATGAGACAAATCTCGCTCTGTCTCGTCACTGGCAGATAACGGGTATCCACGATAAAGCCGAACGTCTGCTGATCGCCACGTTCCGGCAGGAATCGGCGCAGGTGGGTGACCTGGATGAAGGCAGGCCCTGCCAGCACCA is a window encoding:
- a CDS encoding lipopolysaccharide assembly protein LapB; protein product: MSGSPGAAVRPVTSAGTRGLRQNPARGSHQSAVTRAVKTTENTEKLFFQGFDLLRKRHWNSAVNVFQAIKPETQEQNERKATGLARALCPQPGKAKQALNLLNQLPASVQTSTLLTKSRILETLERYQEAENLLKQIVKKEAGDPEKGRPCKHHNTNITLARLWQRMGKLDKAERLLISTFRQESAKVCDPEAGRACKYHDTNIALARLWQMMGKLDKAERLLIATFRQESAKVCDPEAGMACKYNDTNLTLARHWQMMGKHDNAERLLIATFRQESAKADDLEAGGACKNQDTNLTLARHWQMMGKLDQAERLLIATFRQESVNADDLEKGKACKHHKTNLGLARLWQMMGKLDKAERLLIATFRQESAKVGDLDEGRSCKHHETNLALARQWQIMGKHDKTESLLIATFRQESVKVVDLEAGRACKYHDTNLTLARHWQMMGKHDNAERLLIATFRQESAQLGDLDEGRSCKHHETNLALSRHWQITGIHDKAERLLIATFRQESAQVGDLDEGRPCQHHETNLALARQWQIMGKHDNAERLLIATFRQESAKACDLEEDRPCQNHETNLALARNWQIMGKFDKARGLLQQCLCDNTLVDMQKDRYRLALGILHCGTNEFDSYIGNITNGVDKALIQSIHRFMIYCERVADDGSQESILLDQAFNDVDEAMQLPATSEKRAQLLSQKAHIMRMQRKAESEWRTLFQQASCLDPSRVLKEKTDPWRETEQRALETLHILSPVTLSD